The Collimonas sp. PA-H2 genome contains a region encoding:
- a CDS encoding VacJ family lipoprotein codes for MKTMTRFGSLALIAALSGCATTSNPQDPLEGFNRAMFSFNDTLDKVALKPVATAYRNWLPSFVQTGVNNFFGNLGDVWSSVNGFLQGNVADGTSDVMRVAVNSTLGLGGLLDIGSEAGLQKHNKDFGQTLGKWGVGSGPYLVLPLFGPSNIRDTAALPVDMYGDIWSYKYPVRWRNTGSVVRLIDKRANLLDAGDLLEDAALDKYEFVRDAYTQRRQSQIRGNDDDNGDKGGDKGDKPAKTKSSDE; via the coding sequence ATGAAAACAATGACTCGCTTCGGCTCGCTGGCCCTGATCGCCGCATTGAGCGGCTGCGCCACCACCAGCAATCCGCAAGACCCGCTGGAAGGCTTTAACCGCGCCATGTTCAGCTTCAACGACACACTCGATAAAGTCGCCCTGAAGCCGGTCGCCACCGCTTACCGCAACTGGCTGCCAAGTTTCGTCCAGACCGGCGTCAACAATTTCTTCGGCAACCTGGGCGATGTCTGGAGCTCGGTCAACGGTTTCCTGCAGGGAAACGTTGCTGATGGTACGTCGGATGTGATGCGGGTGGCGGTCAACTCCACCCTTGGCCTCGGCGGTTTGCTGGATATCGGCTCGGAGGCTGGTTTGCAGAAACACAACAAGGATTTCGGCCAGACCCTGGGCAAATGGGGCGTAGGCTCCGGTCCTTACCTGGTGCTGCCTTTGTTCGGTCCATCGAACATTCGCGATACCGCCGCCTTGCCGGTGGATATGTATGGCGACATCTGGTCCTACAAGTACCCGGTGCGCTGGCGTAACACCGGCTCAGTGGTGCGCCTGATCGACAAGCGCGCCAATCTGCTGGATGCCGGCGATCTGCTGGAAGATGCTGCATTGGATAAATATGAATTTGTGCGTGATGCCTACACGCAACGTCGCCAAAGCCAGATTCGCGGCAACGACGACGATAATGGCGACAAGGGCGGTGACAAGGGCGATAAGCCAGCCAAAACCAAGTCATCGGACGAGTGA
- the mlaD gene encoding outer membrane lipid asymmetry maintenance protein MlaD yields the protein MQQKTVDVWVGIFVLVGVLALAFLALKAGNLSTSTFNKTYPVVTRFDNIGGLKVRASVRSAGVVVGRVAAINFDDKNFQAVVTLNMDQRYLFPQDSSAKILTAGLLGEQYIGIEAGGDTKNLAAGDRIKLTQSAIVLENLISQFLYSKAADVKDSEQ from the coding sequence ATGCAACAAAAAACAGTAGACGTATGGGTTGGTATATTTGTCCTGGTCGGCGTCTTGGCTTTGGCGTTTCTGGCGCTGAAAGCCGGTAACCTCAGCACCTCGACTTTCAACAAGACTTACCCGGTAGTTACCAGGTTCGACAACATCGGCGGTTTGAAAGTGCGTGCTTCCGTAAGAAGCGCCGGCGTGGTGGTCGGGCGGGTGGCGGCTATCAATTTCGACGACAAGAATTTCCAGGCCGTAGTGACCCTGAACATGGATCAGCGCTATCTGTTTCCCCAAGACAGTTCGGCCAAGATCCTGACCGCGGGTTTGCTGGGCGAACAATATATCGGCATCGAGGCGGGTGGCGACACCAAGAACCTGGCTGCCGGCGATCGTATTAAATTAACGCAATCCGCGATTGTGCTGGAGAACCTGATCAGTCAGTTCTTGTATAGCAAAGCAGCGGATGTAAAGGACTCTGAACAATGA
- a CDS encoding phospholipid-binding protein MlaC: MKILKKYLALSLTVGSLLFTAAAQAQEAPDALVKRISQDVIDSAKADKSIQGGDQKHILALVEEKIIPYVDFERMTSLAAGRYWRDATDDQKKQLITQFRSLLIYTYSGALRQVRDQKIDFKPMRNDPADSDVEVRSQVIQPRGEPIQLNYRMEKSGTSWKIYDVNVLGAWLVESYKGTFASEIGKSGIDGLIKVLSDKNKSRAAQGK, from the coding sequence ATGAAAATTCTGAAAAAATACCTGGCGCTGTCGCTGACTGTCGGCAGCCTGTTGTTCACCGCAGCGGCGCAAGCACAAGAAGCCCCTGACGCCCTGGTCAAACGCATCAGCCAGGACGTGATCGATTCCGCCAAGGCGGACAAAAGCATCCAGGGCGGTGATCAAAAACACATCCTGGCGCTGGTCGAAGAAAAGATCATTCCTTACGTCGACTTCGAGCGCATGACTTCGCTGGCAGCCGGCCGTTACTGGCGCGATGCTACCGACGACCAGAAGAAGCAGCTGATCACGCAGTTCCGCAGCCTGCTGATCTATACCTATTCTGGCGCCCTGCGCCAGGTGCGCGACCAGAAGATCGATTTCAAGCCTATGCGCAACGATCCGGCCGATAGCGACGTCGAAGTCCGTTCGCAGGTGATCCAGCCACGCGGCGAGCCTATCCAGCTGAATTACCGCATGGAAAAATCCGGCACCAGCTGGAAGATTTATGATGTCAACGTATTGGGCGCCTGGCTCGTTGAGTCATATAAGGGTACATTTGCCTCGGAAATCGGCAAATCCGGCATCGACGGCTTGATCAAGGTGTTGTCGGACAAGAACAAATCCCGTGCTGCTCAGGGCAAGTAA
- the mlaE gene encoding lipid asymmetry maintenance ABC transporter permease subunit MlaE: MSSIVKFVSNSFAAIGRTVRESITGLGVATRMFLAILRASLGLWRRPRLITDQIHFIGNYSLVIIGVSGLFVGFVLGLQGYYTLNKYGSEQALGLLVALSLVRELGPVVTALLFAGRAGTSLTAEIGLMKAGEQLSAMEMMAVDPMQRVVAPRFWAGVVAMPMLAALFSALGIYGGYLVGVKLIGVDEGAFWSQMQGGVDVWLDVANGVVKSVVFGIAVTFVAVWQGYEAKPTPEGVSRATTRTVVIASLAVLGLDFLLTALMFN, encoded by the coding sequence ATGAGCTCTATCGTTAAATTTGTAAGCAATTCCTTTGCGGCAATCGGTCGCACGGTGCGCGAATCGATTACCGGACTGGGTGTCGCCACCCGCATGTTCCTGGCGATCCTGCGCGCTTCGCTCGGCTTGTGGCGCAGGCCGCGGCTGATTACCGACCAGATTCATTTCATCGGCAATTATTCGCTGGTGATCATCGGCGTTTCCGGTTTGTTCGTCGGTTTCGTGCTGGGCCTGCAAGGGTATTACACTCTGAATAAATATGGCTCCGAGCAGGCGCTGGGCTTGCTGGTGGCCTTATCGCTGGTGCGTGAGCTGGGACCGGTGGTGACCGCGCTGCTGTTTGCCGGCCGCGCCGGCACTTCGCTGACCGCTGAAATCGGCCTGATGAAAGCCGGCGAGCAGTTGTCAGCCATGGAAATGATGGCTGTCGACCCGATGCAACGGGTAGTGGCGCCGCGTTTCTGGGCTGGCGTGGTGGCGATGCCGATGCTGGCGGCGCTGTTCAGCGCCCTCGGCATCTATGGCGGCTACCTGGTTGGCGTCAAGCTGATCGGCGTCGACGAAGGCGCGTTCTGGTCGCAGATGCAGGGCGGCGTCGACGTCTGGCTGGATGTGGCGAATGGTGTGGTGAAAAGCGTAGTGTTCGGCATTGCCGTAACTTTCGTTGCGGTCTGGCAGGGATACGAAGCCAAGCCGACGCCGGAAGGTGTTTCCCGGGCAACCACGCGCACCGTCGTGATTGCCTCGCTGGCAGTGCTGGGACTGGATTTCCTGCTGACGGCATTGATGTTTAATTAG
- a CDS encoding ABC transporter ATP-binding protein, with the protein MANIVEIRDLQFGYGERSILSGLNMDFARGKVIAVMGGSGSGKTTILRLIGGQLSPQAGSVKVDGETVHTLSTAGLYALRRKMGMLFQSGALFTDLTAFENVAFPLREHTDLPEDLLSKLVLLKLNAVGLRNAAQLKPSEISGGMARRVALARAIALDPSLIMYDEPFAGLDPISMGVTANLIRKLNDALGSTSILVSHDVHESFGIADYVYFLSQGQIVAQGTPAEMQASEHPYVKQFVNAEPDGPVPFHYPGKSLAEDLGMKGRG; encoded by the coding sequence GTGGCAAATATCGTCGAAATTCGTGATCTGCAGTTTGGCTATGGTGAGAGGTCGATTTTATCGGGTCTCAACATGGACTTCGCACGCGGCAAGGTGATTGCCGTCATGGGCGGTTCTGGCTCCGGCAAAACCACGATCCTGCGCCTGATCGGCGGGCAGTTGAGCCCGCAGGCGGGCAGCGTCAAGGTCGACGGCGAAACCGTGCACACCTTGTCGACCGCGGGGCTGTATGCGCTGCGGCGCAAGATGGGCATGCTGTTCCAGAGCGGCGCCTTGTTTACCGACCTGACCGCATTTGAAAATGTCGCCTTCCCGCTGCGCGAACACACCGATCTGCCGGAGGACCTGCTGAGCAAGCTGGTGCTGCTGAAGCTGAACGCGGTCGGTTTGCGCAATGCCGCCCAGCTCAAGCCGTCCGAGATTTCCGGCGGCATGGCGCGCCGGGTGGCGCTGGCGCGCGCGATTGCGCTGGATCCGTCGCTGATCATGTACGATGAACCTTTCGCCGGCCTAGACCCGATTTCGATGGGCGTCACCGCCAACCTGATCCGCAAGCTCAACGATGCGCTCGGTTCCACCAGCATCCTGGTGTCGCACGACGTCCACGAATCGTTCGGCATCGCCGACTACGTGTATTTCCTTTCGCAAGGACAGATAGTGGCACAGGGCACACCGGCAGAGATGCAGGCATCGGAACATCCGTATGTGAAGCAATTCGTCAATGCCGAACCCGACGGGCCGGTGCCGTTCCACTATCCAGGCAAGTCGCTGGCCGAGGATCTGGGCATGAAGGGGCGTGGTTGA
- a CDS encoding glutamate synthase subunit beta → MGKVTGFMEFQRVGETYEAPQARKKHYKEFILSLSDSEAKTQGARCMDCGIPFCNNGCPVNNIIPDWNDLVYRGAYSEALETLHSTNNFPEFTGRICPAPCESACTLGINSDPVGIKSIEHFIVDKGWENGWIVPQPALVKTGKKVAVVGSGPAGLAAAQQLARIGHDVTVFEKSDRIGGLLRYGIPDFKMEKSHIDRRVEQMEAEGVTFRTSVLVGKDFPANVNNWAKKTVSPEEINAEFDAVVIAGGAEQPRDLPVPGRELKGVHFAMDFLPQQNKINAGDKVKDQILAGGKHVVVIGGGDTGSDCVGTSNRQGAVSIQQFELMPQPPEQENKPLVWPYWPTKLRTSSSHDEGCERDWAVATKRLEGKNGKVEKLIAARVEWKDGKMQEVPNSEFEMKADLVFLAMGFVSPVAQVLEAFGVDKDARGNAKATTEGDACYKTSVDKVFAAGDMRRGQSLVVWAIREGRQCARAVDEFLMGASVLPR, encoded by the coding sequence ATGGGAAAAGTAACAGGATTTATGGAATTTCAGCGGGTCGGCGAAACCTATGAAGCGCCGCAGGCACGCAAGAAACACTACAAGGAATTCATCCTCAGCCTGAGCGACAGCGAGGCCAAGACGCAGGGTGCACGTTGCATGGATTGCGGTATTCCATTCTGCAACAACGGCTGCCCGGTCAACAATATCATCCCGGATTGGAATGACCTGGTGTATCGCGGCGCCTACAGCGAAGCGCTGGAAACGCTGCATTCGACCAACAACTTCCCGGAATTCACCGGCCGCATCTGCCCGGCGCCATGCGAAAGCGCCTGCACCCTGGGCATCAACAGCGACCCGGTCGGCATCAAGTCGATCGAGCATTTCATCGTCGACAAGGGCTGGGAAAACGGCTGGATCGTGCCGCAGCCGGCGCTGGTGAAGACCGGCAAGAAGGTAGCGGTGGTCGGTTCCGGTCCTGCCGGTCTGGCGGCGGCGCAGCAGCTGGCGCGCATCGGCCACGACGTCACGGTATTTGAAAAGAGCGACCGGATCGGCGGCCTGCTGCGTTACGGCATTCCCGATTTCAAGATGGAGAAATCGCACATCGATCGCCGGGTTGAACAGATGGAAGCGGAAGGCGTGACGTTCCGCACCAGCGTTCTGGTGGGCAAGGATTTCCCCGCCAATGTTAACAACTGGGCCAAGAAGACCGTCTCGCCGGAAGAGATCAATGCCGAATTCGATGCGGTGGTGATTGCCGGCGGCGCCGAGCAGCCGCGCGATCTGCCGGTGCCCGGCCGCGAACTGAAGGGCGTGCATTTTGCTATGGATTTCTTGCCGCAGCAAAACAAGATCAATGCCGGCGACAAGGTCAAGGACCAGATCCTGGCCGGCGGCAAGCACGTGGTGGTGATCGGCGGCGGCGATACCGGTTCCGATTGCGTCGGCACCTCCAACCGCCAGGGCGCCGTATCGATCCAGCAGTTCGAATTGATGCCGCAACCGCCGGAACAGGAAAACAAACCGCTAGTCTGGCCCTACTGGCCGACCAAGCTGCGCACCTCGTCCTCGCACGATGAAGGCTGCGAGCGCGACTGGGCAGTGGCGACCAAGCGCCTGGAAGGCAAGAACGGCAAGGTTGAGAAACTGATCGCCGCCCGTGTCGAGTGGAAAGACGGCAAGATGCAGGAAGTGCCGAACTCGGAATTCGAGATGAAGGCCGACCTGGTGTTCCTGGCGATGGGCTTTGTCTCGCCGGTGGCACAGGTGCTGGAAGCGTTCGGCGTCGACAAGGATGCGCGTGGCAACGCCAAGGCGACTACCGAAGGCGACGCCTGCTACAAGACCTCGGTCGACAAGGTGTTCGCTGCCGGCGACATGCGCCGCGGCCAGTCGCTGGTGGTGTGGGCGATCCGCGAAGGCCGCCAATGCGCGCGCGCAGTGGATGAGTTCCTGATGGGCGCGTCGGTCTTGCCGCGCTGA
- a CDS encoding ABC transporter ATP-binding protein, which produces MAAIQITNVKKRYQSLQALGGVSLTIEEGEFFGLLGPNGAGKTTLISIIAGLNRPDSGNVTIHGHDVVSDYRAARRNLGVVPQELVFDPFFTVRETLRMQSGYYGLKNNDKWIDEVMENLDLTNKADTNMRALSGGMKRRVLVAQALVHKPPVIVLDEPTAGVDVELRQTLWRFISRLNREGHTVVLTTHYLEEAQEQCNRIAMLKLGQVVALDTTSALIKRIAGSQLIVQLSGGSLPAPLQHLVLHADGGKFALRVNHYADVEPILASLRQSGAVIEDMQLQQADLEDVFLQIMDSKVSANGFNVYADEYSAGGGK; this is translated from the coding sequence ATGGCGGCGATTCAGATTACCAACGTCAAGAAGCGTTACCAGTCCTTGCAGGCTCTGGGCGGCGTTTCACTGACCATCGAAGAAGGCGAGTTCTTTGGCTTGCTAGGCCCCAACGGCGCCGGCAAGACTACCTTGATTTCCATCATTGCCGGCTTGAATCGTCCCGATTCCGGCAATGTCACCATCCACGGCCACGATGTCGTCAGCGACTACCGCGCCGCGCGCCGCAATCTCGGCGTGGTGCCGCAGGAGCTGGTGTTCGATCCGTTCTTCACGGTGCGGGAAACCCTGCGCATGCAATCCGGCTACTATGGCTTGAAGAACAATGACAAATGGATCGACGAGGTGATGGAAAACCTTGATCTCACCAACAAGGCCGACACCAATATGCGCGCCCTCTCCGGCGGCATGAAGCGGCGCGTGCTGGTGGCGCAGGCGCTGGTGCACAAGCCGCCCGTGATCGTACTGGATGAGCCGACCGCCGGCGTCGACGTCGAACTGCGCCAGACCTTGTGGCGCTTCATTTCGCGCCTGAACCGCGAAGGCCATACCGTGGTCCTGACCACGCATTACCTGGAAGAAGCGCAGGAACAGTGCAACCGCATCGCCATGCTCAAGCTGGGGCAGGTGGTCGCGCTCGACACCACCTCGGCGCTGATCAAGCGCATCGCCGGTTCGCAACTGATCGTGCAACTGTCTGGCGGCAGCCTGCCGGCGCCCTTGCAGCATCTGGTGCTGCATGCGGACGGCGGCAAGTTCGCCCTGCGCGTCAACCACTATGCCGACGTCGAACCGATCCTGGCCTCTTTGCGGCAGTCCGGCGCGGTGATTGAAGACATGCAGCTGCAACAAGCCGATCTGGAAGACGTGTTCCTGCAGATCATGGATAGCAAGGTCAGCGCCAACGGCTTCAATGTCTACGCTGACGAATACAGTGCAGGCGGTGGCAAATGA
- a CDS encoding lipid asymmetry maintenance protein MlaB, whose protein sequence is MFRPSHSLTVGNAKVTLEEGLRAIAGGETEIDLSEVVAVDSAAVATLLAWQVAALNQGLTLHFSSLPANLESLIDLYGVTELLAPGAVVVAASTRHH, encoded by the coding sequence ATGTTCAGGCCATCTCACTCGCTTACTGTCGGTAACGCCAAAGTCACTCTGGAAGAGGGCTTGCGCGCGATCGCCGGTGGCGAGACCGAGATCGACCTGAGCGAAGTGGTGGCGGTCGACTCGGCCGCCGTCGCAACCTTGCTGGCCTGGCAAGTCGCGGCATTGAATCAAGGCCTTACCCTGCATTTTTCCAGCTTGCCAGCCAACCTGGAAAGCCTGATCGACCTGTACGGCGTCACCGAATTGCTGGCGCCGGGGGCAGTAGTTGTTGCTGCCAGTACACGACATCACTGA